From the Selenomonas timonae genome, one window contains:
- the fba gene encoding class II fructose-1,6-bisphosphate aldolase: MPLVGTKEMFKKAYEGGYAIGAFNVNNMEIVQGITDAAGELKSPLILQVSAGARKYARHEYLVHLVKAALEINDIPIALHLDHGADFDICKSCIDGGFTSVMIDGSHLPYDENVALAKRVAEYAHAHGVAVEAELGQLAGIEDDVNVSAEDASYTKPEEVQDFVEKTGVDSLAIAIGTSHGAFKFTPEQCTRNADGVLVPPPLRFDILEEIEKRIPGFPIVLHGASSVIPKYVKIINENGGHMPDAVGIPEDQLRRAAKSSVCKINIDSDLRLAMTAGIREHFKKEPSHFDPRQYLTDGRSYIKELVTHKIKEVLGSDGKAPEIQALLNK; this comes from the coding sequence ATGCCACTTGTCGGAACCAAGGAAATGTTTAAGAAAGCCTATGAGGGCGGCTACGCCATCGGTGCTTTCAACGTCAACAACATGGAGATCGTTCAGGGCATTACGGATGCTGCGGGAGAGCTCAAGTCCCCTCTGATCCTGCAGGTCTCCGCAGGCGCACGCAAGTATGCGCGCCATGAGTACCTTGTCCATCTTGTCAAAGCTGCACTCGAAATCAACGATATTCCCATTGCTCTGCACCTCGACCACGGCGCAGACTTCGATATCTGCAAGTCCTGCATCGACGGCGGCTTCACCTCCGTCATGATCGACGGCTCGCATCTGCCGTACGATGAGAACGTCGCTCTTGCAAAGCGCGTCGCAGAGTATGCGCACGCACATGGCGTCGCCGTTGAGGCAGAGCTCGGACAGCTCGCCGGCATTGAGGACGATGTCAACGTCTCTGCAGAGGATGCATCCTATACGAAGCCCGAGGAGGTTCAGGACTTCGTCGAAAAGACGGGCGTTGACTCCCTCGCGATTGCAATCGGCACCTCGCACGGCGCGTTCAAGTTCACGCCGGAGCAGTGCACGCGCAATGCAGACGGTGTCCTCGTACCGCCGCCGCTCCGCTTCGACATCCTCGAGGAAATCGAGAAGCGCATTCCGGGCTTCCCCATCGTGCTGCACGGCGCTTCCTCCGTCATTCCGAAGTATGTGAAGATCATCAACGAGAACGGCGGACATATGCCGGATGCAGTCGGCATTCCCGAGGATCAGTTGCGCCGCGCGGCAAAGTCCTCCGTCTGCAAGATCAACATCGACTCCGACCTCCGTCTTGCAATGACAGCTGGCATCCGCGAGCACTTCAAGAAGGAGCCGTCCCACTTCGACCCGCGTCAGTATCTGACCGACGGCCGCAGCTACATCAAGGAGCTCGTCACCCACAAGATCAAAGAGGTGCTCGGCTCTGACGGCAAGGCTCCTGAAATCCAGGCGCTCCTCAACAAGTAA